From Shewanella psychrophila, a single genomic window includes:
- a CDS encoding spondin domain-containing protein: MNLNHATRLLILGSMISIPVSAADLEISITNLTHGNHFTPILITAHDDASHLFQSGEIASPALQKMAEGGDIADLATAAMGNNEITVENPAMGLLAAGAKTGGIMLDTQAMTHLSVVAMVLPTNDAFIGLDAWEIPTTAGTYTLNLNAYDAGTEANDEIINGGGMPGAPGIPAAPGGDGGTNGTGVMDTSSNTNVHIHPGVLGDTDTAGGMSDVDSRIHRWLNPVARVVVVVK; the protein is encoded by the coding sequence ATGAATCTAAACCACGCCACTCGTCTGTTAATACTCGGCAGTATGATAAGCATTCCAGTCTCTGCCGCCGATTTAGAGATCAGCATCACCAACCTGACCCATGGCAACCACTTTACCCCTATCCTAATCACAGCCCATGATGATGCCAGTCACCTTTTCCAATCAGGAGAGATAGCCAGCCCTGCACTGCAGAAGATGGCAGAGGGAGGAGATATTGCTGACTTAGCCACGGCAGCGATGGGCAACAATGAGATAACGGTGGAGAACCCAGCCATGGGACTCTTAGCTGCAGGCGCTAAAACTGGTGGTATCATGTTAGATACACAAGCTATGACTCATCTGTCGGTAGTCGCTATGGTGTTACCCACCAACGATGCTTTCATCGGTTTAGATGCATGGGAGATACCTACAACGGCTGGCACCTATACCCTTAACCTCAATGCTTATGATGCTGGCACCGAAGCGAATGATGAAATAATTAATGGCGGTGGCATGCCTGGAGCACCTGGGATACCTGCAGCACCTGGCGGCGATGGTGGCACTAATGGCACCGGAGTAATGGACACCAGCAGCAATACGAATGTTCATATCCATCCTGGTGTATTAGGCGATACAGATACGGCTGGTGGCATGAGTGACGTCGATAGTCGCATCCACAGATGGCTAAACCCGGTCGCTAGAGTCGTCGTGGTCGTTAAATAA
- a CDS encoding spondin domain-containing protein, whose product MSIIKQMTHKRLTASMVIATLFTLSACSDNDNDAMDTPEPTPVPTQDYRVTVTNLTANQPMSPIALIRHSADMTAWQTGGSASLPLETLAESGDSAGFADMDGVDALVNGQGVLPSGMTESIELKLSQDEVSSISVLTMLVNTNDAFAGLNSVSLVDLTINTKVTFSSIAYDAGTEANSEAKGSIPGPADSGEGFNAMRDDVDRVHAHPGVISADDGLADSVLSASHRFDNPVLSISIERLR is encoded by the coding sequence ATGAGCATCATCAAACAAATGACCCATAAGCGACTCACTGCCTCCATGGTGATCGCTACTCTGTTCACCCTGAGTGCATGTTCAGATAATGACAATGACGCCATGGATACACCTGAGCCAACCCCTGTCCCGACACAAGATTACCGAGTGACAGTGACTAACTTGACCGCTAACCAACCTATGTCTCCAATCGCCTTGATAAGGCATTCAGCAGATATGACAGCATGGCAAACTGGTGGGTCAGCCAGCCTTCCTCTGGAAACTTTAGCCGAATCGGGTGATAGTGCAGGCTTTGCCGATATGGATGGTGTGGATGCACTCGTCAATGGTCAAGGAGTTTTACCCTCTGGCATGACAGAGAGTATCGAACTCAAGCTTAGCCAAGATGAGGTCTCTTCAATCTCGGTGCTAACCATGTTAGTTAACACTAATGACGCCTTCGCCGGGCTAAATAGCGTTTCTCTGGTGGATCTAACAATCAACACCAAAGTGACATTTAGCTCCATCGCCTACGATGCAGGCACCGAAGCCAACTCCGAAGCTAAGGGAAGCATTCCCGGACCAGCAGACAGCGGAGAAGGCTTTAATGCCATGCGAGACGATGTTGATAGGGTTCATGCTCACCCAGGTGTCATCAGCGCCGACGATGGATTGGCCGATTCGGTATTATCAGCCTCCCATAGGTTCGATAACCCTGTTCTGAGCATCTCAATCGAACGACTGAGATAA
- the hemE gene encoding uroporphyrinogen decarboxylase, translating to MAELKNDRYLRALLQQPVDRTPVWMMRQAGRYLPEYKATRAQAGDFMSLCKDQDLACEVTLQPLRRYDLDAAILFSDILTIPDAMGLGLYFETGEGPRFQRPTDTIDAIKKLSIPDPEDELGYVMRAVSTIRRELKGEVPLIGFSGSPWTLATYMVEGGSSKTFEKIKKMAYEEPAALHMLLDKLADSVILYLNAQVANGAQSLMIFDSWGGALSHHAYREFSLRYMQKIVDGLTRHADGRQVPVTLFTKGGGLWLESMAETGCDALGLDWTVDLGDARRRVGNKVALQGNMDPSVLYASPERIHQEVDQILASYGEGTGHVFNLGHGIHQHVDPEHAGAFIKSVHELSAQYHK from the coding sequence ATGGCAGAATTAAAGAATGATCGTTATTTACGTGCGTTGTTGCAACAACCTGTCGACAGAACTCCTGTATGGATGATGCGTCAAGCTGGCCGTTATCTTCCAGAATATAAAGCTACACGTGCTCAGGCCGGTGACTTCATGTCTCTTTGTAAGGATCAGGACTTGGCTTGTGAAGTGACGCTACAGCCACTACGCCGTTATGATCTGGATGCCGCTATTTTATTCTCTGATATTCTGACTATTCCAGATGCCATGGGTTTAGGTCTATATTTCGAGACTGGCGAAGGCCCACGTTTCCAGCGCCCGACCGATACTATTGATGCTATTAAAAAGCTCTCAATTCCAGATCCGGAAGATGAGTTAGGCTATGTGATGCGTGCCGTAAGTACCATTCGTCGTGAGCTTAAGGGTGAAGTACCACTAATTGGTTTCTCTGGTTCTCCATGGACACTCGCCACTTATATGGTTGAGGGTGGTTCAAGCAAGACGTTCGAGAAGATCAAGAAGATGGCCTACGAAGAGCCAGCAGCCTTGCACATGCTGTTAGATAAACTTGCCGATTCAGTGATTCTATATCTGAATGCACAAGTGGCTAACGGCGCACAATCTTTGATGATTTTCGATTCCTGGGGTGGCGCACTGTCCCACCATGCTTACCGTGAATTCTCACTTCGTTATATGCAGAAGATAGTCGATGGTCTGACTCGTCATGCAGACGGTCGTCAGGTTCCTGTAACCCTGTTCACTAAAGGTGGCGGTTTATGGTTAGAGTCTATGGCTGAGACTGGTTGTGATGCATTGGGTCTGGATTGGACGGTTGATCTTGGTGACGCACGTCGTCGTGTCGGGAATAAAGTCGCACTTCAGGGCAATATGGATCCTTCGGTACTTTATGCTTCACCTGAGCGTATTCATCAAGAAGTTGATCAAATCCTTGCAAGCTACGGCGAAGGAACTGGCCATGTATTTAACTTAGGCCATGGTATCCATCAACATGTCGATCCTGAGCATGCAGGTGCATTTATCAAGTCTGTGCATGAACTGTCGGCTCAATACCATAAGTAA
- a CDS encoding response regulator transcription factor, translated as MNGTQKAFGEHYSHHILIVEDEPDLANLIKLNLNTLSYGVSHSTTLKHARETLEIRHFDLILIDRMLPDGDGIMLCQQLRESGQTVPCMMLTAKDSEADIVLGLEAGADDYLVKPFSVLELRARVKALLRRSHLIEDQQESQLDFNGITINCTTREVIAFDTNLDLTAREFDLLLFMAKHPKQVFSRMQLLEAVWGYSYSGYEHTVNSHINRLRAKLSHCSSTADLVKTVWGVGYKFSPPSQTLNH; from the coding sequence ATGAATGGAACACAGAAGGCATTTGGTGAACACTATAGCCACCACATATTAATTGTGGAAGATGAGCCTGATCTGGCGAACTTGATCAAACTCAATCTCAATACTTTAAGCTATGGAGTGTCCCATAGCACGACATTGAAACATGCCAGAGAAACATTAGAGATAAGGCATTTTGATCTCATTCTCATCGATCGCATGCTTCCCGACGGAGATGGCATCATGCTGTGTCAGCAACTCAGAGAATCGGGCCAAACTGTGCCATGTATGATGTTGACGGCTAAAGATTCCGAGGCCGATATTGTACTCGGATTAGAAGCCGGAGCAGATGATTACTTAGTCAAACCATTCAGCGTCTTAGAGTTGAGAGCTAGAGTCAAAGCCTTACTACGCAGGAGCCACTTGATTGAAGACCAACAGGAATCACAGCTGGATTTCAATGGCATAACCATTAACTGTACCACTCGAGAAGTGATAGCTTTCGATACCAATTTGGACCTCACAGCCAGAGAGTTTGATCTCTTACTGTTTATGGCTAAGCATCCAAAGCAAGTATTCAGCCGTATGCAGCTGCTGGAAGCCGTCTGGGGCTACTCATATAGCGGATATGAACATACAGTCAATAGCCATATCAACCGCCTGAGAGCCAAACTGTCCCATTGTTCATCCACTGCCGATCTGGTGAAAACAGTTTGGGGAGTAGGATACAAATTCTCACCACCAAGCCAAACCTTGAACCATTAA
- a CDS encoding sensor histidine kinase → MKSLFSRLLLSASVIVFILILAVWQWFQFSQDFSRNQVQQSLHQELALHMAHINPLLSQGITSDAALKEAFHDFMLLGPSFEIYTLDIQGNVIAYDANEEKIKRPQISTQPIEAFIEGGELPIKGMDPRSPDSNKIFSAAHLQEASGKITGYLYVIIGGEDFDMWQSLVSEHQAPRIWGGMLIGSSIFALLLFALLARYLTAPLSRLEQDLRLVENQKLADGLSLSNDYRGSIEIRQLSLHIKRLLKEISQQHLAINRQQQARHDFMLHLSHDLKTPLTSLQGYIDTWLLLPANERSSDLIEVAANSGKYIQQLLSQMLELAALENGQITPEFKETRLSLLLEELKQYFTPRANTQKVRLDFEVDENLSIITDPQILMRVLSNLVDNAIRYTPSGGIISIKLIAANTSPEAQSHQRIWLSVSDNGSGMHKHELQALQQMRNKPSFKRDDILPQLGVGLAIVRQLLGLLECNIDINSTPGEGSCFQIELQKI, encoded by the coding sequence ATGAAGAGTTTATTTAGTCGACTGCTCTTGTCGGCGAGTGTGATTGTTTTCATCTTGATACTGGCCGTTTGGCAGTGGTTTCAATTCAGTCAAGATTTTAGCCGTAACCAGGTACAACAATCTCTACACCAAGAGTTAGCCCTGCATATGGCGCACATTAATCCCTTGCTGTCCCAAGGAATCACCTCAGATGCAGCATTAAAAGAAGCCTTTCATGACTTCATGCTTCTGGGGCCCAGTTTCGAGATTTACACCTTAGACATTCAAGGCAATGTCATCGCCTACGATGCAAACGAAGAGAAAATAAAACGTCCACAAATATCGACTCAACCCATAGAGGCCTTCATCGAAGGTGGTGAACTGCCAATTAAAGGCATGGATCCTCGCTCACCAGATAGCAATAAAATATTCTCAGCAGCTCATCTGCAAGAAGCCTCAGGCAAGATCACAGGTTACCTCTATGTCATCATAGGTGGTGAAGATTTTGATATGTGGCAATCCTTGGTCAGTGAACACCAAGCACCGCGGATCTGGGGAGGTATGCTCATCGGCTCTAGTATCTTTGCTTTACTGTTATTTGCCTTATTAGCCAGATACTTGACCGCGCCTCTATCCAGACTTGAACAAGACTTACGTCTAGTAGAAAACCAAAAGCTCGCCGATGGTTTAAGCCTATCTAATGATTACCGGGGTAGCATAGAGATCCGTCAATTAAGCTTACATATAAAACGCTTACTCAAGGAAATAAGTCAGCAACATCTCGCCATCAATCGCCAGCAGCAGGCGAGGCATGACTTCATGCTGCATCTATCACATGATCTTAAGACCCCGCTCACTTCACTGCAGGGATATATCGATACTTGGCTATTATTGCCTGCCAATGAGCGCAGTAGTGACCTCATCGAAGTCGCCGCCAACTCAGGAAAATATATACAGCAACTTCTTAGCCAGATGCTGGAGCTAGCTGCACTGGAAAACGGTCAAATCACCCCAGAATTTAAAGAGACCAGGCTGAGTTTATTGCTAGAGGAATTAAAGCAATACTTTACTCCCAGAGCCAATACACAAAAGGTGCGGCTCGACTTTGAAGTAGACGAGAACCTATCAATCATCACCGACCCTCAAATATTAATGCGAGTCCTATCTAACCTTGTAGATAATGCCATTCGCTATACACCATCGGGTGGCATCATAAGTATTAAGCTGATCGCCGCCAACACAAGTCCAGAAGCTCAAAGCCACCAGCGTATTTGGCTCAGCGTATCCGATAACGGCTCTGGCATGCATAAACATGAGCTTCAGGCACTACAACAGATGCGCAATAAACCTAGCTTTAAACGCGATGATATCTTGCCTCAACTCGGTGTGGGGCTGGCGATAGTGAGACAATTACTAGGCCTACTTGAGTGCAATATAGATATCAATAGCACCCCGGGAGAAGGCAGCTGCTTCCAGATTGAGTTGCAGAAAATCTAG
- a CDS encoding Rsd/AlgQ family anti-sigma factor produces the protein MLKQLEKAEKKWGGSNTLIDHWLNNRRQLLINYCQIAGIPPYESTEKSLPTVKTVKEFCDLLVDYVSEGHFEVYDRVVTACERNGTSSKSLAQNLVPRISETTDSALDFNEKYTESVDDQILYQLDKDLSSLGHAMETRFELEDELLEVLHTKHS, from the coding sequence ATGTTAAAACAACTCGAAAAAGCTGAAAAAAAGTGGGGCGGCTCTAACACTCTTATCGATCATTGGCTTAATAATCGTCGCCAACTACTGATCAATTATTGCCAAATTGCCGGCATCCCGCCCTACGAATCTACCGAGAAGTCACTTCCCACAGTCAAGACAGTTAAAGAGTTTTGTGATCTCTTAGTAGACTATGTCTCCGAAGGACATTTCGAAGTCTATGATCGAGTCGTCACAGCCTGTGAGAGAAATGGAACATCGAGTAAGTCTTTGGCACAAAACCTTGTCCCACGAATAAGTGAAACTACAGATTCGGCCTTAGACTTCAATGAAAAATATACCGAATCCGTCGATGATCAAATCCTATATCAACTCGATAAAGATCTATCGTCATTGGGTCACGCAATGGAAACCCGTTTCGAATTAGAAGATGAGCTGCTGGAAGTGCTGCACACTAAACACTCATAA